The following proteins are co-located in the Leptidea sinapis chromosome 30, ilLepSina1.1, whole genome shotgun sequence genome:
- the LOC126973719 gene encoding mitochondrial ornithine transporter 1: MAHSSASEGSIKSGVIDFTAGSLGGVAVVYVGQPLDTVKVKMQTFPHLYKGMFDCLKQTFRNDGIVRGLYAGTTPAIIANVAENSVLFAAYGYCQKFVCTITGTENVEQLSTLENASAGFLASFFSSFTLCPTELIKCQLQAMREVNVQGSQTALKITPIQLTQQIFRQYGIQGLFRGLVPTIMREMPGYFFFFGGYEGTREFLAKPGQSKDDIGFFKTMVAGAVGGLILWTVIFPSDVIKSRVQISNKKQKFLTVGMDIIRNEGALALYNGLKPTLVRTIPATAVLFVVYEYSKKFMHQTF, from the exons atggcaCATTCATCAGCATCGGAAGGAAGTATTAAAAGTGGAGTTATTGATTTCACAGCAGGATCACTTG GTGGAGTGGCTGTTGTCTATGTAGGTCAACCACTAGATACAGTAAAAGTAAAAATGCAAACATTTCCCCATTTGTACAAAGGAATGTTTGATTGTTTGAAGCAGACATTCAGAAATGATGGTATAGTTAGAGGATTATATGCAGGCACAACTCCAGCAATAATAGCCAATGTGGCAGAAAATTCTGTTTTGTTTGCTGCATATGGATACTGTCAAAAATTCGTGTGCACTATAACAGGAACagag AATGTAGAACAACTGTCTACATTGGAAAATGCATCAGCAGGATTCCTCGCATCATTCTTCTCTTCATTTACACTGTGCCCCACAGAACTAATCAAGTGTCAGCTCCAGGCAATGAGAGAAGTCAATGTGCAGGGCTCACAAACAGCT ttaaagaTAACACCTATACAGCTCACACAGCAAATATTTAGACAGTATGGAATACAAGGTCTATTTAGAGGATTAGTTCCTACTATTATGAGGGAAATGCCAGGATATTTCTTCTTTTTCGGAGGATATGAAg GAACAAGAGAATTTTTGGCAAAACCAGGCCAATCTAAAGATGATATtggtttttttaaaacaatggtAGCGGGTGCTGTTGGTGGCCTGATATTATGGACTGTGATTTTCCCATCTGATGTTATAAAGTCCAGAgtacaaatttctaataaaaaGCAAAAATTTTTAACTGTCGGCATGGATATAATAAGAAATGAAG gtgCACTTGCGTTATATAATGGTTTGAAACCGACATTAGTTAGAACAATACCAGCCACGGCAGTGCTATTTGTAGTGTATGAATACTCGAAAAAGTTCATGCATCAAACATTTTAG